One segment of Saprospiraceae bacterium DNA contains the following:
- a CDS encoding type III pantothenate kinase → MFLVLDIGNTRTKIGLFRGNELVEQAIWTDWTLAELVAFGNHAGANHVMVSSVAEPDETLREGLAEHFKVLELTHQTPLPFENRYQTPKTLGKDRLAAVAGAHLLFPQKNCLVVDGGTCIKYDLLTAEGVYLGGNIAPGARMRIQAMHHFTARLPEVAMQMPDDFVGHSTETALQNGALRGAVLEIRGFVHLFEQRLGESADLQVIFTGGDAVFFQSHLNMPNAFVEPDLTLFGLNHILNYNTFKYP, encoded by the coding sequence ATGTTTCTCGTGCTCGACATCGGCAACACGCGCACCAAAATCGGCCTGTTTCGAGGAAATGAGTTGGTGGAGCAAGCGATTTGGACAGACTGGACGTTAGCGGAATTGGTGGCCTTCGGCAACCATGCGGGCGCAAACCACGTCATGGTGTCTTCGGTAGCCGAACCGGACGAAACGTTGCGCGAGGGTTTGGCCGAGCATTTCAAGGTGTTGGAACTGACGCACCAAACACCTTTGCCTTTTGAAAACCGATACCAAACACCCAAAACCTTAGGCAAAGACCGTTTGGCGGCAGTAGCAGGCGCCCACCTATTGTTTCCTCAAAAAAATTGTCTTGTGGTGGACGGCGGCACTTGCATCAAATATGACTTGCTGACGGCCGAAGGTGTGTATCTCGGTGGCAACATAGCGCCGGGCGCAAGGATGCGCATCCAAGCGATGCACCACTTCACCGCTCGGCTGCCGGAAGTTGCGATGCAAATGCCCGATGATTTCGTCGGCCACAGCACCGAGACAGCGTTGCAAAATGGCGCGTTGCGCGGGGCCGTGTTGGAAATTCGAGGGTTTGTGCATCTTTTTGAGCAACGCCTCGGCGAATCAGCCGACTTGCAAGTGATTTTTACAGGCGGCGACGCTGTTTTTTTTCAATCGCACCTTAATATGCCCAACGCATTTGTCGAACCGGACTTGACGCTTTTCGGGTTGAACCACATTCTGAACTATAACACCTTTAAATATCCATGA